A genomic region of Mycolicibacterium poriferae contains the following coding sequences:
- a CDS encoding NAD(P)-dependent oxidoreductase produces MRVGFIGLGSQGGPMARRIAEGGFETTLWARRPASLEPYAHTPAKTAATPAELAAASDLVCLCVVGDDDVREVLNGDNGVLAGLAEGGIVAIHSTVHPDTCRDIAEMAGAQGVSVIDAPVSGGGPAVEEGTLLVMVGGDEEVVERCRPVFATYADPIVHLGPLGAGQSTKILNNLLFSANLGSAVSTLELGESLSIARDKLVEVLNRGSATSKAVGSISMFGGTLEGLAPIAGALLQKDVRHAASLASAASAPEGAVFTAADAALAAMEYGR; encoded by the coding sequence ATGCGCGTCGGATTCATCGGACTGGGCAGCCAGGGCGGGCCCATGGCGCGGCGGATCGCCGAGGGGGGCTTCGAGACCACGCTGTGGGCGCGCCGACCGGCCAGCCTGGAGCCCTACGCGCACACTCCGGCGAAGACGGCTGCGACACCGGCCGAGTTGGCTGCCGCCAGCGACCTGGTGTGCCTGTGTGTCGTCGGTGACGACGACGTCCGCGAGGTACTCAACGGAGACAACGGCGTATTGGCCGGGCTCGCCGAAGGCGGCATCGTCGCAATCCACAGCACCGTTCATCCCGACACGTGCCGTGACATCGCCGAAATGGCTGGCGCACAGGGCGTCTCGGTCATCGATGCACCGGTTTCCGGCGGCGGCCCCGCAGTCGAGGAGGGCACGCTGTTGGTCATGGTCGGCGGCGACGAGGAGGTCGTCGAACGGTGCCGGCCGGTGTTCGCCACCTACGCCGACCCGATCGTGCACCTCGGCCCGCTCGGTGCCGGGCAGAGCACCAAGATCTTGAACAACCTGCTGTTCAGCGCGAATCTGGGCAGCGCGGTGAGCACGCTGGAGTTGGGTGAATCGCTCAGCATCGCGCGGGACAAGCTGGTCGAGGTGCTCAACCGGGGGTCGGCGACCAGCAAGGCGGTCGGCAGTATCTCGATGTTCGGCGGAACGCTGGAGGGTCTGGCCCCGATCGCCGGGGCATTGCTGCAGAAGGACGTCCGGCACGCTGCCAGCCTCGCGTCCGCCGCGTCGGCCCCGGAGGGGGCGGTGTTCACCGCGGCGGACGCGGCGCTGGCGGCCATGGAGTACGGCCGATGA